In the genome of Amblyraja radiata isolate CabotCenter1 unplaced genomic scaffold, sAmbRad1.1.pri scaffold_6_ctg1, whole genome shotgun sequence, one region contains:
- the LOC116970277 gene encoding general transcription factor IIH subunit 4-like, whose product VILHFMVGSPSAAVSQDLSQLLIQAGLMKSEGTEAPCITSAGFQFLLLDTSSQLWYFMLQYLHTAETRKMDLVEILSFVFQLSFSTLGKDYSVEGMSESLLTFLQHLREFGLVFQRKRKSRRFYPTRLAINLALGVTGSAVDVHRQGYIVVETNYRIYAYTDSELQLALVALFSEMLYRFPNLVVAQLSRESVQQSIANGISAEQIIHFMRTRAHPVMLKTTPVLPPTITDQVRLWELERDRLQFTEGVLYNQFLSQVDFELLRDYARDLGVLVWENPPKRLMVVTPTGHPDVKRFWKRQKHN is encoded by the exons GTGATCCTGCATTTCATGGTGGGCTCACCCAGTGCAGCCGTCAGCCAGGATCTGTCCCAGCTCCTCATCCAGGCCGGGCTCATGAAGAG TGAAGGGACAGAAGCCCCCTGTATCACATCTGCTGGCTTCCAGTTCCTGCTCCTCGACACCTCCTCCCAGCTTTGGTACTTCATGCTCCAGTACCTGCACACTGCTGAG ACACGAAAGATGGACCTGGTTGAGATCCTGTCGTTTGTtttccagctgagtttctccacgctGGGCAAG gATTATTCGGTGGAGGGGATGAGTGAGTCGCTGTTGACCTTCCTGCAGCATCTGCGTGAGTTTGGGCTGGTCTTCCAGAGGAAG CGTAAGTCTCGGCGGTTCTACCCGACACGGTTGGCCATAAACCTGGCGCTGGGTGTGACGGGCAGCGCGGTGGATGTTCACCGGCAGGGTTACATCGTGGTGGAGACCAACTATCGTATCTACGCCTACACCG actcagagctccagctggccctCGTTGCGCTTTTCTCCGAGATGCTTTACCGGTTCCCCAACCTGGTGGTGGCTCAGCTGAGCAGAGAGAGTGTGCAGCAGTCTATAGCTAACGGGATCAGTGCCGAGCAG ATCATCCACTTCATGAGGACCAGAGCTCACCCTGTGATGCTGAAAACG ACCCCGGTGCTGCCTCCCACCATCACCGACCAGGTGCGGCTCTGGGAACTCGAACGTGACCGGCTACAGTTCACCGAAG gtGTGCTGTACAACCAGTTCCTGTCGCAGGTGGACTTTGAGTTGCTGCGTGACTATGCGCGGGACCTGGGGGTGCTGGTGTGGGAGAATCCCCCCAAGCGGCTGATGGTGGTCACCCCCACCGGCCACCCCGACGTCAAACGCTTCTGGAAACGGCAGAAACACAACTGA